A window of the Pedobacter frigiditerrae genome harbors these coding sequences:
- a CDS encoding Mrp/NBP35 family ATP-binding protein, whose protein sequence is MIITKEQVLAALSHVEDPDLKKDLVTLNMIKDVKIEDKTIGFTLELTTPACPMKEMLKNACTNAIKHFVLADAEININITSRVTKPLDISQLKDIKNIILVSSGKGGVGKSTVASNLAVTLAKDGAKVGLIDADIYGPSVPIMFGLIGAKPSARETEDGKSLILPIEKYGIKLLSLGFFAEPDQPVPWRGPMASNAIKQLFNDADWGELDYLIVDLPPGTGDIHITISQSFPIAGAVIVTTPQQVALADTRKGLAMFRMPGINIPVLGVIENMSYFTPAELPENKYYIFGKNGGKELAEKYDVPFLGEIPLVQGITSAGDNGQPIAMENESPIAAAFKEIAGKIAQQISINNVQTANC, encoded by the coding sequence ATGATAATTACCAAAGAGCAAGTTTTAGCGGCTTTGAGCCATGTTGAAGACCCAGATTTAAAGAAAGATTTGGTTACGCTTAACATGATTAAAGATGTTAAAATTGAAGATAAAACGATAGGATTTACCCTAGAACTGACAACGCCTGCTTGTCCGATGAAGGAGATGTTGAAAAACGCATGTACAAATGCAATTAAACATTTTGTTTTGGCAGATGCAGAAATCAATATCAATATCACTTCGAGGGTAACTAAACCATTAGATATTTCTCAGTTGAAAGACATTAAAAATATAATCTTAGTTTCTTCTGGTAAAGGCGGCGTTGGAAAATCTACCGTAGCCAGTAACTTAGCAGTAACTTTAGCTAAAGATGGTGCAAAAGTTGGCTTAATAGATGCTGATATTTATGGCCCATCTGTTCCGATTATGTTTGGCTTAATTGGTGCAAAACCTAGCGCTAGAGAAACAGAAGATGGCAAAAGTTTAATTCTACCTATTGAAAAGTATGGGATTAAATTACTTTCGTTAGGGTTTTTTGCAGAACCAGACCAACCTGTTCCATGGCGTGGACCAATGGCGTCAAATGCCATCAAACAGTTGTTTAATGATGCAGATTGGGGAGAATTAGATTATTTAATTGTAGATCTTCCTCCAGGTACAGGAGATATTCATATTACCATTAGCCAGAGTTTCCCCATTGCAGGGGCCGTTATTGTTACCACACCTCAACAAGTGGCATTGGCCGATACCAGAAAAGGGTTAGCGATGTTCAGAATGCCTGGAATTAATATTCCGGTTTTGGGCGTGATAGAAAACATGTCTTATTTCACTCCGGCAGAGTTGCCAGAAAACAAGTATTACATATTTGGCAAAAACGGAGGAAAAGAATTAGCAGAAAAATATGATGTTCCATTTTTAGGGGAAATCCCTTTGGTGCAAGGCATTACATCAGCTGGAGATAACGGGCAGCCAATAGCTATGGAAAATGAAAGTCCGATTGCTGCTGCATTTAAGGAAATTGCAGGAAAAATTGCTCAACAAATTTCTATAAATAACGTACAGACAGCTAATTGCTAA
- a CDS encoding biosynthetic peptidoglycan transglycosylase produces the protein MQLPKINIPKKYLKIGAWVLGVFLLLFLSVGVYAYSKREALLKKMMAKAIAKADKDYGLKIKIGSAGFTGLSAVNMKDISVVPKDRDTLSTINDITVAVKLFPLLFGDVKLSEINLDQGKLNIVLRDSITNIDFILKRKKKDSTTTKSKVNLGDLASDLLNEVFYKIPDDMEIKNFVMNLNDNDTASLKFKTSATIDDGKLTSNIVVNDTTVTWHVNGKLNPGKKRLNVMFFADGTKFELPKYLEQKLHTKLSFDTATTEMKDADYSGDDYKISGAWSIKNLTINQKRISSADIVVPDAKIDADVLIGENFISLDSTSTVFLKNASVHPYLKYTLSPNKIYEMKINAEEQDAQAIFDAFPVGLFESLEGIKVQGKLKYNLDFYLDTSIPDSVKFESTLTPTNFKIVKWGKNDLQKINSDFVYTPYEYGKPMRDITIGPSNPNFTRLEDISPNFKNAILTSEDPSFYRHKGFVEESIRKSIAVNFKEKRFKRGGSTISMQLVKNVFLSRQKTLARKVEEILIVWLIENNRLISKQRMLEVYFNIIEMGQNVYGIGEASRHYFGKSPSELSVGEGIFLANIVPKPKAAMYKFMSDGSLKSYLYPWFNFIGNTMARRGLTLSDTSGYGFYNVRLREGLRQYLLPDSVVIDTNKIEADEEEIMPPGGMQDKSKNLFDRLFGGAKKDTVTKAPTKTTDTVKTKKQLRQERREQRRKEKENGDES, from the coding sequence ATGCAGTTACCAAAAATTAACATTCCCAAGAAATATTTAAAAATCGGCGCTTGGGTTTTAGGTGTATTCCTGCTTTTATTTCTTTCCGTTGGTGTTTATGCTTATAGCAAAAGAGAAGCTTTATTAAAAAAAATGATGGCTAAGGCTATCGCAAAGGCGGATAAGGATTACGGACTTAAAATTAAAATCGGTTCTGCTGGATTTACGGGATTAAGTGCTGTAAATATGAAAGATATTTCTGTGGTTCCAAAAGACCGAGACACTTTATCTACCATAAACGACATTACGGTTGCTGTAAAATTATTTCCATTATTATTTGGCGATGTTAAATTGTCTGAAATTAATCTTGACCAAGGAAAGTTGAACATTGTCTTAAGAGACTCTATCACAAATATCGACTTCATTTTAAAAAGAAAAAAGAAAGATAGCACCACAACAAAAAGCAAAGTTAATCTTGGTGATTTAGCTAGTGATTTACTAAATGAGGTGTTTTATAAAATTCCTGATGACATGGAAATCAAGAATTTTGTGATGAACCTTAACGATAACGATACAGCATCCTTAAAATTCAAAACCAGTGCAACAATAGATGATGGCAAGTTAACTTCAAACATTGTTGTTAATGACACAACCGTAACTTGGCACGTAAACGGAAAATTAAATCCAGGCAAGAAAAGGCTTAATGTGATGTTTTTTGCTGATGGAACCAAGTTCGAACTACCAAAATATTTAGAACAAAAGCTGCATACCAAATTAAGTTTCGATACGGCAACAACCGAAATGAAAGACGCTGATTACAGTGGCGATGATTATAAAATTTCTGGAGCTTGGTCTATCAAAAATCTAACAATAAATCAAAAAAGGATTTCTTCTGCAGATATTGTTGTGCCCGATGCAAAAATAGATGCAGATGTGCTAATTGGGGAGAATTTCATTTCTTTGGACAGCACATCAACTGTGTTTTTGAAAAATGCATCAGTTCATCCATATTTAAAATATACTTTATCTCCTAACAAGATTTATGAGATGAAGATTAATGCAGAAGAACAAGATGCACAAGCTATTTTCGATGCCTTTCCTGTAGGCTTATTTGAATCTTTAGAAGGTATTAAAGTACAGGGAAAGTTAAAATATAACCTTGATTTTTATTTAGATACCTCAATTCCCGACAGCGTAAAATTCGAATCTACCTTAACGCCTACAAACTTTAAGATTGTTAAATGGGGCAAGAACGATTTGCAAAAAATCAATTCAGATTTCGTTTATACGCCTTATGAATACGGCAAACCAATGCGAGATATTACCATTGGCCCGTCTAATCCGAACTTTACTCGATTAGAAGATATTTCACCAAATTTCAAAAATGCTATTTTAACTTCCGAAGACCCATCATTTTACAGACACAAAGGTTTTGTTGAAGAATCTATTCGAAAATCTATCGCTGTAAATTTTAAAGAAAAACGCTTTAAACGTGGCGGAAGCACCATTTCTATGCAGTTGGTTAAGAATGTTTTCCTAAGTCGCCAAAAAACTTTAGCTCGTAAGGTGGAAGAAATTTTGATAGTTTGGCTAATTGAGAACAACCGCTTAATTAGCAAACAACGTATGCTAGAAGTCTATTTCAATATTATAGAAATGGGGCAAAACGTGTATGGAATTGGTGAGGCTTCACGACATTATTTTGGCAAATCTCCTTCAGAATTATCTGTAGGCGAAGGGATTTTCTTAGCGAACATTGTACCTAAACCAAAGGCTGCAATGTATAAGTTCATGAGCGATGGTAGCTTGAAATCCTATTTATATCCTTGGTTTAACTTTATTGGTAATACGATGGCTAGAAGAGGATTAACGCTATCAGACACAAGTGGCTACGGCTTTTATAATGTGAGGTTGAGAGAAGGTTTAAGGCAATATCTATTGCCAGATTCTGTCGTTATCGACACCAACAAAATTGAGGCCGATGAAGAAGAAATTATGCCTCCAGGCGGAATGCAGGATAAATCCAAAAATCTGTTTGACAGATTGTTTGGTGGTGCTAAAAAAGATACTGTTACCAAAGCCCCAACTAAAACAACTGATACAGTAAAAACAAAAAAACAGCTCCGTCAGGAAAGAAGAGAACAACGCAGAAAAGAAAAAGAAAACGGGGACGAAAGTTAA
- the hpt gene encoding hypoxanthine phosphoribosyltransferase yields MNKIQINNKNFEIMLDNDMICKRTRLIGIQLNVDFENRCPVFIGVLNGSFLFMADLLKEIDIACEVGFIKVASYHGTESTGKIKEAFGLPEDLKDRDVILVEDIVDTGFTLKYILEKVHAQNPASVTVCSLLFKPAALKEPIEELKYVGFEIPNEFVVGYGLDYDGLGRNLKDIYRAT; encoded by the coding sequence ATGAACAAAATTCAAATCAACAATAAGAACTTCGAAATCATGTTAGATAATGACATGATTTGCAAACGAACGCGGTTAATCGGCATCCAGTTAAATGTGGATTTTGAAAACCGTTGCCCTGTTTTTATTGGCGTGTTAAACGGCAGTTTTTTGTTTATGGCCGATTTGCTTAAAGAGATAGATATTGCTTGCGAGGTGGGCTTTATCAAGGTTGCATCTTACCACGGCACAGAAAGTACAGGAAAAATTAAAGAAGCTTTTGGCCTGCCAGAAGATTTGAAAGATAGAGACGTTATTTTAGTGGAGGATATTGTTGATACTGGTTTTACCTTAAAATACATTCTAGAAAAAGTTCATGCACAAAACCCTGCTTCCGTTACTGTTTGTAGCTTATTATTTAAACCAGCTGCACTAAAAGAACCCATTGAAGAATTAAAATATGTTGGCTTCGAAATCCCTAATGAATTTGTGGTTGGTTACGGCTTAGACTATGATGGTTTGGGCAGAAATTTAAAGGATATCTATAGAGCTACCTAG
- a CDS encoding phosphatidylserine decarboxylase family protein has product MTIHKEGYTSLALTVLFIMLLNAFVDYKFADVVWLRWFIYILSFALFIIVLQFFRNPSRTFTSGENLVICPADGKVVVIEETEEGEYFKDKRLQVSIFMSPVNVHINRNPISGVVKFFKYHPGKYLAAWNPKSSTENERTTTVVEHANGTPVLFRQIAGALARRIVWYIKEGDQVVQTEQFGFIKFGSRVDIFLPIGTKVNLQLDQVVKGGITILAELG; this is encoded by the coding sequence ATGACCATACATAAAGAAGGCTACACTAGCCTCGCACTTACCGTTTTATTTATCATGTTGCTTAATGCATTTGTAGATTACAAATTCGCAGACGTGGTTTGGTTGCGTTGGTTTATCTATATTTTATCCTTCGCTTTATTTATTATTGTTTTACAGTTTTTTAGAAATCCTTCTCGGACATTTACATCAGGCGAAAACTTGGTTATTTGCCCAGCAGATGGTAAAGTTGTAGTAATTGAAGAAACTGAAGAAGGTGAATACTTTAAGGACAAACGCCTGCAGGTATCTATTTTCATGTCACCTGTAAATGTGCATATTAACCGTAACCCAATTTCTGGTGTAGTTAAGTTTTTCAAATATCATCCTGGTAAATATTTAGCTGCTTGGAACCCAAAATCGAGCACCGAAAATGAGCGCACCACTACTGTTGTAGAGCATGCAAACGGTACACCCGTATTGTTCAGACAAATTGCTGGAGCATTAGCTCGTAGAATTGTTTGGTACATTAAAGAAGGCGACCAAGTGGTACAGACAGAACAGTTTGGCTTTATTAAATTTGGTTCTAGGGTTGATATTTTCTTGCCAATCGGCACTAAAGTTAACTTACAATTAGACCAAGTTGTTAAAGGCGGAATTACCATTTTAGCAGAGTTAGGCTAA
- a CDS encoding mechanosensitive ion channel family protein, protein MDNQFFEQVIWGNTVKAYCLFGGIILLGLILKRFVSRRLSQLLFRLFKKFAEEVKIDTFIALLLKPFEFFITLATLYLAINQLKHPLEVVVFHFNKQVNNVKILQPFTLGELLDKTFLFLIILSFFWIILRIIDFVAHVFTYKAIKSENKADDQLVPFLKELFKFVIYFIGFFVLLGYVFEVNALSLITGLGIGGIAIALAAKETLENLIASFTIFIDKPFTVGDLVKVDGVEGTIEKVGFRSTVLRSTDKTTIIIPNRAMIDGVLENMTRRNFRRVKFNIGITYETDSEMIKKIIAEIGSFLAQNTQITDTSVTFDSFADSALNIQILYLVENIEYNNYLKIKEEVNFKIIEIVGKNGSEFAYPTQRTVGEKKS, encoded by the coding sequence ATGGATAATCAATTTTTTGAACAGGTAATTTGGGGCAACACCGTAAAAGCATATTGCTTGTTTGGAGGCATTATTTTACTAGGCCTTATCTTAAAAAGATTCGTTTCTAGAAGATTAAGTCAGCTTCTTTTTAGACTGTTCAAAAAATTTGCCGAGGAAGTTAAAATAGACACATTCATTGCTTTATTATTAAAGCCTTTTGAGTTTTTTATAACGCTTGCTACTTTATATTTAGCGATTAATCAATTAAAACACCCGCTAGAAGTTGTGGTGTTTCACTTCAACAAGCAGGTAAATAACGTTAAAATATTACAGCCATTTACGCTCGGTGAATTGTTAGATAAGACGTTTTTGTTCCTTATTATCCTTTCTTTTTTCTGGATTATTTTAAGGATAATAGATTTTGTAGCACACGTATTTACTTACAAGGCCATCAAATCTGAGAATAAGGCAGACGACCAATTGGTTCCTTTTTTAAAGGAGCTATTTAAGTTTGTTATTTACTTTATTGGGTTTTTTGTTTTATTGGGTTATGTATTCGAAGTTAATGCACTAAGCTTAATAACTGGTTTGGGTATTGGCGGTATTGCTATTGCCTTGGCCGCAAAGGAAACCTTAGAAAATTTAATTGCGTCGTTTACAATTTTCATAGATAAGCCTTTTACTGTTGGCGATTTAGTTAAGGTTGATGGAGTTGAAGGAACAATTGAAAAGGTTGGCTTCAGGAGCACGGTTTTGCGCAGTACAGATAAAACAACTATCATCATCCCAAACCGAGCAATGATAGATGGCGTTTTAGAAAACATGACGCGTAGAAATTTCCGAAGGGTTAAATTTAACATAGGCATTACTTACGAAACAGATTCTGAAATGATTAAGAAAATCATTGCTGAAATTGGTTCTTTTTTAGCGCAAAACACACAAATAACAGATACATCTGTTACGTTCGATAGTTTCGCAGATTCTGCATTAAACATTCAGATTTTGTATTTGGTAGAAAATATCGAGTACAATAATTACCTTAAAATTAAAGAAGAGGTTAATTTCAAAATCATTGAAATTGTAGGCAAAAACGGTTCAGAATTCGCCTATCCTACGCAAAGAACTGTTGGCGAGAAGAAGTCTTAG
- a CDS encoding Glu/Leu/Phe/Val dehydrogenase dimerization domain-containing protein, with translation MKDLLKKYEEKQPEIVFEWKDKESEAEGWVVINSLRGGAAGGGTRMRKGLDKREVESLAKTMEVKFTVSGPPIGGAKSGINFDPADPRKKEVLERWYKAVMPLLKSYYGTGGDLNIDEIHEVIPITESYGLWHPQEGVISGHYQARENERIHQIGQLRYGVSKVLEDLDYTPDIKRKYKVADMITGYGVSESIRHYYNIWGGEIAGKKAIIQGWGNVAAAAGYYLAQQGVKIVGIIDRVGGLIKPEGFTEQEIKTLFNNRVNNTLVADNLIPFAEASEQIWNVGAEIFVPAASSRLVQQAEVDKMIAAGLEVIACGANVPFADKEIFFGSIMEHTDNHVAVIPDFIANCGMARVFAYLMQRNVEMSDDAIFSDASNIIHNALQAVYNTSNKRTNLSSTAFEIALKQLV, from the coding sequence ATGAAAGACTTATTAAAAAAATACGAAGAAAAACAGCCAGAGATTGTTTTTGAATGGAAAGACAAAGAATCTGAGGCAGAAGGATGGGTTGTTATCAATTCGTTGCGTGGCGGTGCTGCAGGTGGCGGAACAAGAATGAGAAAAGGGTTGGATAAACGCGAAGTTGAATCGTTAGCCAAAACAATGGAAGTAAAGTTTACCGTTTCTGGTCCACCAATAGGTGGTGCAAAATCTGGTATTAACTTCGACCCAGCCGACCCTCGTAAAAAAGAAGTGCTAGAGCGTTGGTACAAAGCTGTAATGCCTTTGTTAAAAAGTTATTATGGTACTGGTGGAGATTTAAACATAGACGAAATACACGAGGTTATTCCCATAACAGAAAGTTATGGTTTGTGGCATCCACAAGAAGGCGTAATTAGTGGCCATTATCAAGCTAGAGAAAACGAACGTATTCACCAAATTGGCCAATTACGTTATGGCGTTTCTAAAGTATTGGAAGATTTAGATTATACACCAGATATTAAGAGAAAATATAAAGTAGCCGATATGATTACGGGTTACGGTGTTTCTGAATCGATAAGACATTATTATAATATTTGGGGCGGAGAAATTGCAGGAAAAAAAGCGATTATCCAAGGTTGGGGTAATGTTGCTGCAGCTGCAGGATATTACTTGGCGCAACAAGGCGTTAAAATTGTCGGCATTATTGACCGTGTTGGTGGATTAATTAAACCAGAAGGGTTTACTGAGCAAGAAATTAAAACATTGTTCAATAACCGTGTTAATAATACATTGGTTGCTGATAATTTAATTCCTTTTGCAGAAGCTAGCGAACAAATTTGGAATGTAGGTGCTGAGATTTTTGTGCCAGCAGCTTCATCTAGATTGGTGCAACAAGCCGAAGTAGATAAAATGATTGCTGCGGGTTTAGAAGTAATTGCTTGTGGCGCTAATGTTCCTTTTGCCGACAAAGAGATATTCTTTGGCAGTATCATGGAGCACACTGATAATCATGTGGCAGTTATTCCAGATTTTATTGCAAACTGTGGTATGGCTAGGGTTTTTGCTTATTTAATGCAACGCAACGTAGAAATGAGCGACGATGCAATTTTCTCTGATGCGTCTAACATCATTCACAATGCATTACAAGCGGTTTATAATACTTCAAATAAAAGAACAAATTTATCAAGCACCGCATTTGAAATTGCGTTGAAACAATTAGTATAA
- the rplS gene encoding 50S ribosomal protein L19, with product MDLVKFVEEQVIAKNEFPSFKSGDTISVHYKIREGNKERIQIYQGVVIQRNSAGANETFTVRKMSNGVGVERIFPINSPNIDKVEVNSHGKVRRAKLFYLRELTGKAARIKSLRK from the coding sequence ATGGATTTAGTAAAATTTGTAGAAGAGCAGGTAATCGCGAAAAATGAGTTTCCTTCTTTCAAATCAGGAGATACAATTAGTGTACACTATAAAATTCGCGAAGGTAATAAAGAACGTATTCAAATTTATCAAGGTGTTGTTATTCAACGTAACAGCGCTGGTGCTAATGAAACGTTTACTGTTCGTAAGATGAGTAATGGAGTTGGAGTAGAGCGTATCTTCCCAATCAATTCTCCAAATATTGATAAAGTAGAAGTTAACAGTCACGGTAAAGTGCGTAGAGCTAAATTGTTCTATTTACGTGAATTAACTGGTAAAGCTGCTCGTATCAAGTCTTTAAGAAAATAA
- the trmD gene encoding tRNA (guanosine(37)-N1)-methyltransferase TrmD produces MRFDIISVLPDLLTSPFAHSILQRAQKKGVAEIVVHNLRDYATNKQKSVDDYPYGGGSGMIMSVEPFALCIEKLQSERTYDEIIFMTPDGETLNQGIANQLSIQKNIIILCGHYKGIDQRIRDIYVTREISIGDYVLSGGELPAAVVVDAVVRLVPGVLNDETSALSDSFQGDLLDAPLYTRPAEWRGHKVPDVLLSGHEAKINEWRHDEAVKRTQERRPDLLK; encoded by the coding sequence ATGCGTTTCGATATCATTTCAGTTTTACCAGATTTATTGACCAGTCCTTTTGCTCATTCTATTTTGCAACGAGCTCAAAAAAAAGGTGTGGCAGAAATTGTGGTGCATAATTTAAGAGATTACGCCACCAACAAACAGAAAAGTGTGGATGATTATCCTTATGGCGGTGGTAGCGGGATGATCATGTCTGTTGAACCTTTTGCGCTTTGTATAGAAAAATTGCAAAGCGAAAGAACATACGATGAAATTATTTTCATGACACCAGATGGCGAAACTTTAAATCAGGGAATTGCTAATCAGCTTTCTATTCAAAAAAACATCATCATTTTATGTGGGCATTACAAAGGCATTGACCAACGCATAAGAGATATTTATGTAACTCGTGAAATTTCTATTGGTGATTATGTTTTATCTGGCGGAGAATTACCTGCTGCAGTTGTGGTTGATGCAGTGGTGAGATTAGTACCTGGAGTTTTAAATGATGAAACCTCTGCACTATCAGACAGTTTTCAAGGAGATTTGTTAGACGCACCTTTATACACACGACCAGCGGAGTGGAGAGGGCACAAGGTTCCCGATGTGTTGTTGAGTGGGCATGAGGCAAAGATAAACGAGTGGCGGCACGATGAGGCGGTTAAACGGACACAAGAGCGCAGGCCAGACTTGCTGAAATAG
- a CDS encoding helix-turn-helix transcriptional regulator — MKNNLRVQRAIKNITQAELADLIQVSRQTINTIESGKYVPSTVLALKMAKVFEVPVEEVFQLEEED; from the coding sequence ATGAAAAATAATCTAAGGGTACAAAGAGCAATAAAAAATATAACTCAGGCTGAATTGGCAGATTTAATCCAAGTTTCTCGTCAAACTATTAATACCATAGAGTCTGGAAAATATGTTCCATCAACTGTGTTGGCTTTAAAAATGGCAAAGGTTTTTGAGGTGCCAGTTGAAGAAGTTTTTCAATTGGAAGAAGAAGATTAA